A region from the Sandaracinus amylolyticus genome encodes:
- a CDS encoding HTTM domain-containing protein gives MIERFWFPRTPALRLATLRVLVGGYGLVYLLVRLPHLLSYALDDLGRFAPVGIVSLAPAPTLPWLYRALVALLIPTSIAFVIGLRHRVLAPLHAALLLWVLTYSNSWGKILHTDNLFLMHVIVLALAPASDALSIDARGRAPVDDHPRYGWAPRLMVAVAAATYLLAGIAKLRNNGLDFAMGETLRNFVAFDNVRKIELGSTFSPLGAALVPYVGLFSMLAWGSLALELGAPLALHPRIGRAWAIGMWSFHVGVLALMAIGFVYPLSFIAFAPLFDVERIWRARPLRRLAITG, from the coding sequence ATGATCGAGCGCTTCTGGTTCCCGCGCACGCCCGCGCTGCGCCTCGCGACGCTGCGCGTGCTCGTCGGCGGCTACGGCCTCGTCTATCTGCTGGTGCGCCTGCCGCACTTGCTCAGCTACGCGCTCGACGATCTCGGGCGGTTCGCGCCGGTCGGCATCGTGTCGCTCGCGCCCGCGCCGACGCTGCCGTGGCTCTATCGCGCCCTCGTCGCGCTGCTGATCCCGACGAGCATCGCGTTCGTGATCGGGCTGCGACACCGCGTGCTCGCGCCGCTGCACGCGGCGCTGCTGCTCTGGGTGCTCACGTACTCGAACAGCTGGGGGAAGATCCTCCACACCGACAATCTCTTCCTCATGCACGTGATCGTGCTCGCGCTCGCGCCCGCGTCGGACGCGCTCTCGATCGACGCGCGCGGCCGCGCGCCGGTCGACGATCATCCGCGCTACGGCTGGGCGCCGCGGCTGATGGTCGCGGTCGCGGCGGCGACGTACCTGCTCGCCGGCATCGCGAAGCTGCGGAACAACGGGCTCGACTTCGCGATGGGCGAGACGCTGCGCAACTTCGTGGCGTTCGACAACGTGCGGAAGATCGAGCTCGGCTCGACGTTCTCGCCGCTCGGGGCGGCGCTCGTGCCGTACGTCGGTCTCTTCTCGATGCTCGCGTGGGGGAGCCTCGCGCTCGAGCTCGGCGCGCCGCTCGCGCTGCATCCGCGCATCGGGCGCGCGTGGGCGATCGGCATGTGGAGCTTCCACGTGGGCGTGCTCGCGCTGATGGCGATCGGCTTCGTGTACCCGCTGAGCTTCATCGCGTTCGCGCCGCTCTTCGACGTCGAGCGCATCTGGCGCGCGAGGCCGCTGCGCCGGCTCGCGATCACTGGATGA
- a CDS encoding serine/threonine-protein kinase PknK: MDLSLAPGHLLRGRFEITGVLGRGGMGIVYEAHDREQGTLVALKVMRDAPSAQSVYHFKREFRTLADLRHPNLVRLGELFGEGGEWFFTMERVHGVDLLTWIRGRHTSRSRPPSTPSADDTLRIELDSADAALVAEGRPSATRSIDLLGRTATPASPNGFDEHRLRHALGQLASGVAALHAAGHVHRDLKPSNVLVTPEGRVVLIDFGIARPHLGGSTATRRAIEGTVVYMAPEQATGEAVGPAADWYSIGAMLFEAITGVVPFDGPPVRVLARKAEEAPPWPSAMVPCPADLDALVVEMLAPDPGERPELASILRIAGAPVTESALREPATSVPFVGRDSELRVLRTAFEQHRRRGRPIVLRVVGESGVGKSALVRRFLEDVQHAHADVVRLTGRCYANELVPYKAWDGVIDALTRHLRRLEETRGTAQVRWLVPPSVPALVRVFPVLARVESIADLVATDGPPDLRNPERMRREAFDAFRELLRNLSREGPIIVAIDDWHWADRDSDLLFGDLATHPESPPLVLVITQRGLPTNDALSTETTTTFETAPSFQSTTVQLGRLSESETRALASELSEGGAETGALDEIVRESGGHPMFLHQLLHRLGDRDATLRLDDVIRERARALPEDARVVLELVCVAGVPLSREVIEAAAGLPRARCAAALDDLVGAQLLRARAEGGRLEPWHDRIREAVEAGLAQPVKASVHAALADALSRVAGDDDGTLELARHLAAAGHTERAAQAAEIAARRAERTLAFDRAAELYRLALELGRHDGQRELGLRLALSSALSNAGRGALEAAQGFLAAADATTDAGCALELRTRALEQLSISGHVNQALELLRRLCRDVGVTIPRSRITTAIAYLWHRTRLRMFGLPAHVDGAAPARSAAEHRLYMTAFMHLPILDPLLATWLHARTLVIALRTRDRAMLGLCLCREAGISLTFDASGLEHAMRASQLAHQLFEGDTAIEHRAWLRIGDAIRCYFSGRFQAAIALFREGESIWSEEPQQRVANASQVAVFVLGCQRYLGRVDALRRELVRLRRDAVWRGNVYLETTATLAANLGPLLQDGPDAARIELDRVSETALGRWGGNDWYRVRAEAEIDLHRGVGIPKLREHLARLAGVQRTSVGWVVTWGAEMQALEGRLWLACADHGDTSGLRRVARIAKKLGKHPLPYGPIWGGLLDAAVRLRRGDAIGGRGALEDCAVQADLHGYALYGAAARARLGELRGMVSPESRSYFVGEGVNDEDGALRVVAPGFRVAPRTFGSGETLKLKAV; the protein is encoded by the coding sequence GTGGATCTCTCACTGGCGCCTGGCCATCTGCTGCGCGGCAGGTTCGAGATCACGGGCGTGCTCGGGCGCGGCGGCATGGGCATCGTCTACGAGGCCCACGACCGCGAGCAGGGCACGCTCGTCGCGCTGAAGGTCATGCGCGACGCGCCGAGCGCGCAGAGCGTCTATCACTTCAAGCGCGAGTTCCGGACGCTCGCGGACCTGCGCCACCCGAACCTCGTGCGCCTCGGCGAGCTCTTCGGCGAGGGCGGCGAGTGGTTCTTCACGATGGAGCGCGTGCACGGCGTCGATCTGCTCACGTGGATCCGCGGTCGTCACACGTCGCGCTCGCGACCGCCGAGCACGCCCTCCGCGGACGACACGCTGCGCATCGAGCTCGACTCGGCGGACGCGGCGCTCGTCGCCGAGGGGCGGCCGAGCGCGACCCGGAGCATCGATCTCCTCGGCCGCACTGCGACACCAGCCTCGCCGAACGGCTTCGACGAGCATCGCTTGCGTCATGCGCTCGGTCAGCTCGCGTCGGGCGTCGCCGCGCTGCACGCGGCGGGGCACGTCCATCGCGACCTCAAGCCGTCGAACGTGCTCGTCACGCCGGAAGGGCGCGTCGTGCTGATCGACTTCGGCATCGCGCGCCCGCACCTCGGTGGCTCGACCGCGACGCGACGCGCGATCGAGGGGACGGTCGTGTACATGGCGCCCGAGCAGGCGACCGGCGAAGCCGTCGGTCCGGCGGCGGACTGGTACTCGATCGGCGCGATGCTCTTCGAGGCGATCACCGGCGTCGTGCCGTTCGACGGACCGCCGGTGCGCGTGCTCGCGCGCAAGGCCGAGGAGGCGCCGCCGTGGCCCTCGGCGATGGTGCCCTGCCCCGCCGATCTCGACGCGCTCGTCGTCGAGATGCTCGCGCCCGATCCCGGCGAGCGCCCCGAGCTCGCGTCGATCCTGCGCATCGCCGGCGCGCCGGTCACCGAGTCGGCGCTGCGCGAGCCCGCGACGTCGGTGCCGTTCGTCGGTCGCGACAGCGAGCTGCGCGTGCTGCGCACCGCGTTCGAGCAGCACCGCCGCCGCGGCCGTCCGATCGTGCTGCGCGTCGTCGGCGAGTCGGGCGTCGGCAAGAGCGCGCTGGTGCGGCGCTTCCTCGAGGACGTGCAGCACGCGCACGCCGACGTCGTGCGGCTCACCGGGCGCTGCTACGCGAACGAGCTCGTGCCCTACAAGGCGTGGGACGGCGTGATCGACGCGCTCACGCGGCACCTGCGCAGGCTCGAGGAGACGCGCGGCACCGCGCAGGTGCGATGGCTCGTGCCGCCGAGCGTGCCCGCGCTGGTGCGCGTCTTCCCGGTGCTCGCGCGCGTCGAGAGCATCGCCGATCTCGTCGCGACCGACGGCCCGCCCGATCTGCGCAACCCCGAGCGCATGCGCCGCGAGGCGTTCGACGCGTTCCGCGAGCTCCTGCGCAACCTCTCGCGCGAGGGCCCCATCATCGTCGCGATCGACGACTGGCACTGGGCCGATCGCGACAGCGATCTGCTCTTCGGCGATCTCGCGACGCACCCCGAGTCACCGCCGCTCGTGCTCGTGATCACGCAGCGCGGTCTGCCCACGAACGACGCGCTCTCGACCGAGACGACGACCACGTTCGAGACCGCGCCGAGCTTCCAGTCCACGACGGTGCAGCTCGGGCGCCTCAGCGAGAGCGAGACGCGCGCGCTCGCGAGCGAGCTCTCGGAGGGAGGCGCGGAGACCGGCGCGCTCGACGAGATCGTGCGCGAGAGCGGCGGTCACCCGATGTTCCTGCACCAGCTGCTGCATCGCCTCGGCGATCGCGACGCGACGCTGCGGCTCGACGACGTGATCCGCGAGCGCGCGCGGGCGCTGCCGGAGGACGCGCGCGTGGTGCTCGAGCTGGTGTGCGTCGCGGGCGTGCCGCTCTCGCGCGAGGTGATCGAGGCCGCCGCGGGGCTGCCGCGCGCGCGGTGCGCGGCGGCGCTCGACGATCTCGTGGGCGCGCAGCTGCTGCGCGCGCGCGCCGAGGGAGGACGCCTCGAGCCCTGGCACGATCGGATCCGCGAGGCGGTCGAGGCGGGGCTCGCGCAGCCGGTGAAGGCGAGCGTGCACGCCGCGCTCGCGGACGCGCTCTCGCGCGTCGCGGGGGACGACGACGGCACGCTCGAGCTCGCGCGTCACCTCGCGGCCGCGGGGCACACCGAGCGCGCCGCGCAGGCCGCGGAGATCGCGGCGCGCCGCGCCGAGCGCACGCTCGCGTTCGATCGCGCGGCCGAGCTCTATCGCCTCGCGCTCGAGCTCGGCCGTCACGACGGTCAGCGCGAGCTCGGGCTGCGCCTCGCGCTCTCGAGCGCGCTCTCGAACGCCGGGCGCGGCGCGCTCGAAGCCGCGCAAGGCTTCCTCGCGGCGGCGGACGCGACGACGGACGCGGGCTGCGCGCTCGAGCTGCGCACGCGCGCGCTCGAGCAGCTCTCCATCAGCGGTCACGTCAACCAGGCGCTCGAGCTCCTGCGTCGTCTGTGCCGCGACGTCGGCGTGACGATCCCGCGCTCGCGGATCACGACGGCGATCGCGTACCTCTGGCACCGCACGCGCCTGCGCATGTTCGGTTTGCCCGCGCACGTCGACGGCGCGGCGCCCGCGCGCTCGGCGGCGGAGCACCGGCTGTACATGACGGCGTTCATGCACCTGCCGATCCTCGATCCGCTGCTCGCGACGTGGCTGCACGCGCGCACGCTCGTGATCGCGCTGCGCACGCGCGACCGCGCGATGCTCGGGCTCTGCTTGTGCCGCGAGGCCGGGATCTCGCTGACGTTCGACGCGTCCGGGCTCGAGCACGCGATGCGCGCATCGCAGCTCGCGCATCAGCTCTTCGAGGGCGACACCGCGATCGAGCATCGCGCGTGGCTCCGCATCGGCGACGCGATCCGCTGCTATTTCTCGGGGCGCTTCCAGGCCGCGATCGCGCTCTTCCGCGAAGGCGAGTCGATCTGGAGCGAGGAGCCGCAGCAGCGCGTCGCGAACGCGTCGCAGGTCGCCGTGTTCGTGCTCGGATGCCAGCGCTACCTCGGGCGCGTCGACGCGCTGCGGCGCGAGCTGGTGCGGCTCCGGCGCGACGCGGTGTGGCGCGGCAACGTGTACCTCGAGACGACGGCGACGCTCGCCGCGAACCTCGGTCCGCTGCTGCAGGACGGCCCCGACGCGGCGCGCATCGAGCTCGATCGCGTGTCGGAGACCGCGCTCGGTCGCTGGGGCGGCAACGACTGGTACCGAGTGCGCGCCGAGGCCGAGATCGATCTGCATCGCGGCGTCGGCATTCCGAAGCTGCGCGAGCACCTCGCGCGGCTCGCGGGCGTGCAGCGCACGTCGGTCGGTTGGGTCGTGACGTGGGGGGCGGAGATGCAGGCGCTCGAAGGACGCTTGTGGCTCGCGTGCGCCGATCACGGCGACACGAGCGGGCTGCGTCGCGTCGCCCGCATCGCGAAGAAGCTGGGGAAACATCCGCTGCCGTACGGTCCGATCTGGGGCGGGCTGCTCGACGCGGCGGTGCGCCTCCGGCGCGGCGACGCGATCGGTGGACGCGGCGCGCTCGAGGACTGCGCGGTGCAGGCGGACCTGCACGGATACGCGCTGTACGGCGCGGCGGCGCGCGCGCGGCTCGGCGAGCTGCGCGGGATGGTGTCGCCCGAGTCGCGCTCGTACTTCGTGGGCGAGGGCGTGAACGACGAGGACGGCGCGCTGCGCGTGGTCGCGCCGGGGTTCCGCGTGGCGCCCCGCACGTTCGGCAGCGGCGAGACGCTGAAGCTCAAGGCGGTGTGA
- a CDS encoding CopD family protein, with protein sequence MSGPVFAWCGDAARAYVRGVHALYVISVWLHILAAITWIGGMFFLVLVVVPWMRRGERAAGAKLLQQTGARFRNVGWACFAVLLVTGTFQLAMRGVELGDFVDPVWLGSSVGSAIALKLGVFAIVLAISAVHDFVHGPRATRAVQADPGSREAERMRRRASMLGRVNVVLAMLLVLLGVVIVRGWP encoded by the coding sequence GTGAGCGGGCCGGTTTTCGCGTGGTGCGGCGACGCGGCGCGCGCGTACGTGAGGGGCGTGCACGCGCTCTACGTGATCTCGGTCTGGCTCCACATCCTCGCGGCGATCACGTGGATCGGCGGGATGTTCTTCCTGGTGCTCGTGGTGGTGCCGTGGATGCGGCGGGGCGAGCGCGCGGCGGGCGCGAAGCTGCTGCAGCAGACGGGCGCGCGGTTCCGGAACGTGGGCTGGGCGTGCTTCGCGGTGCTGCTGGTGACGGGGACGTTCCAGCTCGCGATGCGCGGCGTGGAGCTCGGGGACTTCGTCGATCCGGTGTGGCTCGGGTCGTCGGTGGGCAGCGCGATCGCGCTGAAGCTCGGGGTGTTCGCGATCGTGCTGGCGATCAGCGCGGTGCACGACTTCGTGCACGGACCGCGCGCGACGCGCGCGGTGCAGGCGGACCCGGGCTCGCGCGAGGCGGAGCGAATGCGGCGCAGAGCGTCGATGCTGGGTCGGGTGAACGTCGTGCTCGCGATGCTGCTGGTGCTGCTCGGCGTGGTGATCGTGCGCGGCTGGCCGTGA
- a CDS encoding outer membrane lipoprotein-sorting protein, with protein sequence MRTLAALALPLALLVAAIAPTHAQDAAPDLATITRRLDDLYRSSGTVARIELTVVTPRQTRTMRMRSWARGTDRALVVIEAPARDEGTATLRVDRNLWNYMPRISRTIRVPPSMMLSSWMGSDLTNDDLTQSTSYRTDFTGSIVGRSESPRGWLVRYDAREGVVGLWRRIEFVVAEGTLLPIEARHFDRRMQLARVMRFEDVRELDGRRIPTRMILEPRDREGHRTEMRYLDIDFDAAVPESTFSLTQLEQRR encoded by the coding sequence ATGCGAACCCTCGCGGCCCTCGCGCTCCCACTCGCGCTCCTCGTCGCGGCGATCGCGCCGACGCACGCCCAGGACGCCGCGCCCGATCTCGCGACGATCACGCGCCGCCTCGACGACCTCTATCGCTCGAGCGGCACCGTCGCGCGCATCGAGCTCACGGTCGTCACGCCGCGCCAGACGCGCACGATGCGCATGCGCAGCTGGGCACGCGGCACCGATCGCGCGCTCGTCGTCATCGAGGCCCCCGCGCGCGACGAGGGCACCGCGACGCTGCGCGTCGATCGCAACCTCTGGAACTACATGCCGCGCATCTCGCGCACGATCCGCGTGCCGCCCTCGATGATGCTCTCGAGCTGGATGGGCAGCGATCTCACGAACGACGATCTCACCCAGTCCACCTCGTACCGCACCGACTTCACCGGCTCGATCGTCGGGCGCAGCGAGAGCCCGCGCGGATGGCTCGTCCGCTACGACGCGCGCGAGGGCGTCGTCGGGCTGTGGCGGCGCATCGAGTTCGTCGTCGCCGAGGGCACGCTCTTGCCCATCGAGGCGCGCCACTTCGATCGCCGCATGCAGCTCGCGCGCGTCATGCGCTTCGAGGACGTCCGCGAGCTCGACGGTCGCCGCATCCCGACGCGCATGATCCTCGAGCCGCGCGATCGCGAGGGGCATCGCACCGAGATGCGCTACCTCGACATCGACTTCGACGCAGCCGTGCCCGAGAGCACGTTCTCGCTCACCCAGCTCGAGCAGCGCCGATGA